A genomic stretch from Chitinophaga lutea includes:
- a CDS encoding DinB family protein — protein sequence MTICDYNVWAHARVYDHLKTLPPLLLHEPVKSVFPSLFDVLVHVYIIDTGWHAVLTGQHAADDYGTIRREIDRLLGETREDSLEGLAARQQQVCAAIAAIARSRSLTEEAVYAGVPMQLGEVMLHIANHGTYHRGNISAMLHQLGHAGVPTDYGFYLYHLRNK from the coding sequence ATGACCATTTGCGATTATAACGTCTGGGCCCATGCCCGGGTGTACGATCATTTGAAAACCCTCCCCCCGTTATTGCTGCACGAGCCGGTCAAAAGCGTGTTCCCATCGCTGTTCGACGTGCTGGTGCATGTGTACATCATCGACACGGGCTGGCATGCCGTGCTCACCGGACAGCATGCGGCGGACGATTACGGGACCATCCGCCGGGAAATAGACCGGTTGCTGGGGGAAACGCGGGAAGATAGCCTTGAAGGACTGGCCGCCAGGCAGCAGCAGGTATGCGCGGCGATTGCCGCCATCGCCCGCAGCCGCTCCCTCACGGAAGAAGCCGTGTACGCAGGAGTGCCCATGCAGCTCGGCGAGGTGATGCTGCACATTGCCAACCATGGCACCTACCATCGCGGCAACATTTCGGCGATGCTGCACCAGCTGGGCCACGCCGGCGTGCCCACAGATTATGGTTTTTATTTATACCATCTGCGGAATAAATAA
- the leuC gene encoding 3-isopropylmalate dehydratase large subunit — MSKVPATLFDKVWDSHVVRKIQDGPDVFFIDRHFIHEVTSPVAFLGLENRGLKVMFSERTFATADHNTPTINQHLPVQDPLSANQLKALETNSAKYGISHWGLGNPKNGIVHVVGPENGITLPGMTIVCGDSHTSTHGAFGAIAFGIGTSEVEMVLSSQCIMQPKPKKMRINVNGQLGKGVTPKDVTLYIISRLTTAGATGYFVEYAGEVFRNMSMEGRMTVCNMSIEMGARGGMIAPDETTFAYIKGREKAPKGEAWDKALAYWKTLKTDEGAAFDAEFTYDAADIEPMITYGTNPGMGMGITRHIPLAAEAGGSKSSYEKSLDYMGFHENDSMLGKKVDYVFIGSCTNGRIEDFRAFASIIKGRKKADHVTAWIVPGSHIVEQQIKDEGILDILTEAGFQLRQPGCSACLAMNDDKIPAGKYAVSTSNRNFEGRQGPGARTMLASPLVAAAAAVTGVVTDPRELIA; from the coding sequence ATGAGCAAAGTACCCGCTACATTATTTGACAAAGTTTGGGATTCACACGTAGTCAGGAAGATCCAGGACGGGCCTGATGTGTTTTTTATTGACCGGCACTTTATTCATGAAGTAACCAGCCCGGTGGCTTTCCTGGGCCTGGAAAACCGCGGCCTGAAGGTGATGTTTTCGGAAAGGACGTTCGCAACGGCCGACCATAATACGCCTACCATCAACCAGCACCTGCCCGTGCAGGACCCGCTTTCCGCCAACCAGCTGAAAGCCCTGGAAACCAACTCTGCCAAATACGGCATTTCCCACTGGGGGCTGGGCAACCCTAAAAACGGCATCGTGCACGTGGTAGGCCCCGAAAACGGCATCACCCTCCCCGGCATGACCATCGTGTGCGGCGACTCCCATACCTCCACCCATGGTGCCTTCGGCGCTATCGCCTTCGGCATCGGTACGTCCGAAGTGGAAATGGTGCTTTCCTCACAGTGCATCATGCAGCCCAAGCCGAAGAAAATGCGCATCAACGTAAACGGCCAGCTGGGCAAAGGCGTTACGCCGAAAGACGTAACCCTCTATATCATTTCCCGCCTCACCACGGCCGGCGCTACCGGTTACTTTGTGGAATATGCCGGCGAAGTGTTCCGCAACATGAGCATGGAAGGCCGTATGACCGTGTGTAACATGAGCATCGAAATGGGTGCCCGCGGCGGTATGATTGCGCCCGACGAAACTACCTTCGCATATATCAAAGGCAGGGAAAAAGCCCCGAAAGGCGAAGCCTGGGACAAAGCCCTCGCCTACTGGAAAACGCTGAAAACAGACGAAGGCGCCGCTTTCGACGCCGAATTCACTTACGATGCGGCGGATATCGAACCGATGATCACCTACGGCACCAACCCCGGTATGGGCATGGGCATCACCCGGCATATCCCCCTCGCAGCGGAAGCAGGCGGCAGCAAAAGCAGCTACGAAAAATCGCTCGACTATATGGGCTTCCATGAAAACGATTCGATGCTCGGCAAAAAAGTGGACTACGTGTTCATCGGCAGCTGCACCAACGGCCGCATCGAAGACTTCCGCGCTTTTGCGTCCATCATCAAAGGCCGTAAAAAAGCCGATCATGTGACTGCGTGGATAGTGCCCGGTTCGCACATCGTTGAGCAGCAGATCAAAGACGAAGGCATCCTCGACATCCTGACCGAAGCCGGCTTCCAGCTGCGCCAGCCCGGTTGTTCCGCCTGCCTGGCGATGAACGACGACAAGATCCCCGCCGGCAAATACGCGGTAAGCACCAGCAACCGCAACTTTGAAGGCAGGCAGGGCCCCGGCGCCCGCACCATGCTGGCAAGCCCCCTCGTGGCGGCCGCAGCAGCAGTAACCGGCGTGGTAACCGATCCGCGCGAATTGATCGCCTAA
- the leuD gene encoding 3-isopropylmalate dehydratase small subunit: MAYDKFTILKSSAVPLPIENVDTDQIIPARFLKATERKGFGDNLFRDWRYNPDNSPKQDFVLNNPIYSGKILVAGKNFGSGSSREHAAWAIYDYGFRCVVSSFFADIFKGNSLNIGILPVQVSPAFLDKIFTAIEADPKAEIVVDLPAQTITIAATGEQESFDINSYKKHNLTNGFDDIDYLQAMKGEIAEFASKSMY; the protein is encoded by the coding sequence ATGGCTTACGATAAATTCACCATTTTAAAAAGCTCCGCGGTGCCCCTGCCCATCGAAAACGTGGACACCGACCAGATCATCCCTGCCCGATTCCTCAAAGCCACCGAAAGAAAAGGCTTTGGCGACAACCTGTTCCGCGACTGGCGGTACAACCCGGATAATTCACCGAAGCAGGACTTCGTGCTGAACAACCCGATCTACTCCGGTAAAATCCTCGTGGCCGGCAAGAACTTCGGCAGCGGCAGCAGCCGTGAGCACGCGGCCTGGGCTATTTACGACTACGGATTCCGTTGTGTCGTATCCAGCTTCTTTGCAGACATCTTCAAAGGCAACTCCCTCAACATCGGCATCCTGCCCGTTCAGGTGAGCCCCGCGTTCCTCGATAAAATCTTCACCGCCATCGAAGCCGATCCGAAAGCCGAGATCGTGGTGGACCTGCCCGCGCAAACCATCACCATCGCCGCTACGGGAGAACAGGAATCTTTTGACATCAATTCTTACAAGAAGCATAACCTCACCAACGGGTTCGACGACATCGACTATCTCCAGGCCATGAAAGGCGAGATAGCGGAGTTTGCTTCAAAAAGCATGTACTAA
- a CDS encoding alpha-isopropylmalate synthase regulatory domain-containing protein, whose product MDTTLRDGEQTSGVSFSPSEKLTIAQLLLTEVKVDRIEIASARVSDGELAAVKAITKWAKANGFLNKVEVLTFVDGDVSVQWMQKAGAKVMNLLTKGSLNHLTHQLKKKPEQHFAEVAAVIALARKKGLECNVYLEDWSNGMRHSRDYVFQYLDFLTQQPVKRIMLPDTLGVLIPSEVHAYITEIVQRYPKAHFDFHAHNDYDLGTANVLEGVKAGAHGLHLTINGMGERAGNAPLASAIAVLNDFMPGIKTSVAEGSLYSVSKLVETFSGFRIPANKPVVGENVFTQTAGIHADGDKKNKLYFSDLMPERFGRQRKYALGKTSGKANIENNLQQLGIQLSDPDLKKVTQRIIELGDKKEMVTQADLPYIISDILDSNTIEDKVRIENYVLTHSKNLKPSVTLRISVKGEQFEEHSQGDGQYDAFMNALKKVYKKQKQELPVLTDYAVRIPPGGKSDALCETIITWRFNNREFKTRGLDSDQTVSAIKATQKMLNLI is encoded by the coding sequence ATGGATACCACACTCCGCGATGGCGAACAGACCAGCGGAGTGTCTTTTTCCCCTTCAGAGAAACTCACCATCGCCCAGCTGCTGCTCACGGAAGTGAAGGTAGACCGTATCGAGATCGCCTCGGCGCGCGTGTCTGACGGCGAACTGGCGGCGGTGAAGGCCATCACCAAATGGGCAAAAGCCAACGGTTTCCTGAACAAGGTGGAGGTGCTCACTTTCGTGGACGGCGACGTGTCCGTACAATGGATGCAGAAAGCCGGCGCTAAAGTGATGAACCTGCTCACCAAAGGTTCGCTCAATCATTTAACGCACCAGCTGAAGAAAAAACCGGAACAGCACTTCGCCGAGGTGGCCGCCGTGATTGCCCTCGCCCGCAAAAAGGGACTGGAGTGCAACGTGTACCTCGAAGACTGGAGCAACGGCATGCGCCACTCGCGCGACTACGTGTTCCAGTACCTCGATTTTCTGACGCAGCAGCCGGTGAAACGCATCATGCTGCCGGATACGCTCGGCGTGCTCATTCCTTCCGAAGTACATGCATACATCACCGAAATCGTGCAGCGCTACCCGAAGGCCCACTTCGATTTTCATGCGCACAACGACTACGACCTCGGCACCGCCAACGTGCTCGAAGGCGTGAAAGCCGGCGCGCACGGGCTGCACCTCACCATCAACGGCATGGGCGAACGGGCCGGTAACGCCCCGCTGGCCAGCGCCATCGCGGTGCTGAACGACTTCATGCCCGGCATCAAAACCAGCGTGGCAGAAGGGTCGCTGTATTCCGTGAGCAAGCTCGTGGAAACCTTCTCCGGCTTCCGCATCCCGGCCAACAAACCGGTGGTGGGCGAAAACGTGTTCACCCAAACCGCCGGCATCCATGCAGACGGCGATAAAAAGAACAAACTGTATTTCAGCGACCTGATGCCCGAACGTTTCGGCCGCCAGCGCAAATACGCCCTGGGTAAAACCAGCGGCAAAGCCAACATCGAAAACAACCTGCAGCAACTGGGCATCCAGCTCTCCGACCCCGACCTCAAAAAGGTCACCCAGCGCATCATCGAACTGGGCGATAAAAAGGAAATGGTGACCCAGGCAGACCTGCCGTATATTATTTCCGACATCCTCGACAGCAACACCATCGAGGACAAAGTGCGGATAGAAAACTATGTGCTCACCCACTCCAAAAATCTCAAACCGTCGGTAACGCTGCGCATATCCGTCAAGGGCGAGCAGTTCGAAGAACATTCCCAGGGCGACGGACAGTACGATGCGTTCATGAACGCGCTCAAAAAGGTGTACAAAAAGCAGAAGCAGGAGTTGCCCGTGCTGACGGACTATGCCGTACGCATCCCGCCCGGCGGCAAAAGCGACGCCCTCTGCGAAACCATCATCACCTGGCGGTTCAACAACCGGGAATTCAAAACCCGCGGCCTGGACAGCGACCAGACCGTATCGGCCATCAAAGCCACGCAAAAAATGCTCAACTTAATCTGA
- the leuB gene encoding 3-isopropylmalate dehydrogenase, whose protein sequence is MATKHILIVPGDGIGQEVTAVGKKVLEKIAARFGHTFTYDEALIGHVAIEATGNPLPDETLEKMRKSDAVLFGAVGHPKYDNDPSAKVRPEQGLLKMRKELGLYANLRPIKLFDELLGASSIKPEILKGADILFFRELTGDIYFGEKGRKNNGDTAFDIAEYSRYEVERIARKAFEAARTRRKKLCSVDKANVIETSRLWREVIQKIAPEYPDVEVEHQFVDATAMLLIKDPRRFDVVVTANLFGDILTDEASQIAGSMGMLASASIGDGTGVYEPIHGSAHDITGKGVANPLASILSAALLLDISFGMKAESEAVISAVDQVLKAGFRTRDIADQQTPADKILGTEAIGEEVLKFL, encoded by the coding sequence ATGGCAACGAAACATATTTTAATTGTTCCAGGCGATGGAATAGGACAGGAAGTAACGGCGGTCGGCAAAAAGGTGCTGGAAAAGATAGCCGCCAGATTCGGCCATACCTTTACTTACGACGAAGCGCTGATCGGCCACGTAGCCATCGAGGCCACCGGCAACCCGCTGCCCGATGAAACGCTGGAGAAAATGCGGAAATCCGATGCTGTATTGTTCGGCGCCGTAGGCCACCCGAAGTACGACAACGACCCCTCCGCGAAAGTGCGCCCCGAACAGGGCCTGCTGAAAATGCGCAAGGAACTCGGCCTTTACGCCAACCTGCGCCCCATCAAATTATTCGACGAACTGCTGGGCGCGTCCAGCATCAAACCGGAAATCCTGAAAGGAGCCGACATCCTCTTTTTCCGCGAGCTGACCGGTGATATCTACTTCGGTGAAAAAGGCCGCAAGAACAATGGCGACACCGCTTTCGACATTGCCGAATACAGCCGCTACGAAGTGGAGCGCATCGCCCGCAAAGCGTTTGAAGCCGCCCGCACCCGCCGCAAAAAACTCTGCTCTGTAGATAAAGCCAACGTGATCGAAACATCTCGCCTGTGGAGGGAAGTGATCCAGAAAATCGCGCCCGAATACCCCGACGTGGAAGTGGAACACCAGTTCGTAGACGCCACCGCCATGCTGCTGATCAAAGATCCCCGCCGCTTCGACGTGGTGGTGACCGCCAACCTGTTCGGCGACATCCTGACCGATGAGGCCTCCCAGATCGCAGGCTCCATGGGCATGCTGGCCTCCGCCTCCATCGGCGACGGCACCGGCGTGTACGAGCCCATTCACGGCTCCGCGCATGACATCACCGGCAAAGGCGTAGCCAACCCGCTCGCGTCCATCCTGTCCGCCGCCCTGCTGCTCGACATTTCGTTCGGCATGAAAGCGGAATCGGAAGCCGTGATCAGCGCGGTAGACCAGGTACTGAAAGCCGGCTTCCGCACCCGCGACATCGCCGACCAGCAGACGCCGGCCGACAAGATCCTCGGTACCGAGGCCATCGGCGAAGAAGTGCTGAAGTTTCTGTAA
- a CDS encoding putative porin, whose amino-acid sequence MRHFTIVFLLLVCTGGALKAQFNTNRLPVGGGGGGNSRMQRDTSSHDHEPDTLTIRYRYLGEPTDFMLDSSVADFSLNYLGVPGSFINLGNNGSASRNLIFTPRMIPGFDPGFHSFDVYGYNHQNAQFFNTNRPYSELGYLIGGQQEQMINLMHTQNRGNKFNFHFAYRKINSPGYFRAQATNHDNYKVTAHYNSQNKRYHILMSYYLNKLNAGENGGIVDTVSLSDPEYNRRRLIPTRMGGGTAQSSAFFNTNIPVKNDYQEASILLRQQFDWGRGDTVHVNDTTEYYKFDPRFRVEHTFSYTQNTYEFIDLNPDSLYYVNNYKLKLWPEAFGQDTVLTRHRWRVLSNDLSLISFPVLGNMAHFIRLGAGFDYIQGDFLTATTKFSNMRVHGEYRNKTRNQKWDLSAKGELYTLGENIGDYAVSGVLSRYLNETLGNISFMFSNVNKEPSYVNRYFGTNHFTVYENNNLGKENITQLQFKADNRRLKYNVAANYFLFNKYTYFKSYTESDQFAGLFNLLQIVAYKRLDIKSFTLDANFAFQRVIGDSPLQLPTVWARARMAYNARLFKNLNLYTGIEAKYNTPYYADDYSPVLSQFVYQRRYNISNYPDLAAFVHFRIKSFTAYVRTENLNTFLWDNNMTAPFYPANNFALRIGLRWWFIN is encoded by the coding sequence ATGAGGCATTTCACGATCGTTTTTCTTTTGCTGGTATGCACCGGCGGCGCCCTGAAAGCGCAATTCAATACCAACCGCCTCCCGGTGGGCGGTGGTGGCGGAGGCAATTCCCGTATGCAGCGGGACACATCCTCCCATGATCACGAGCCGGACACGCTCACCATCCGCTACCGGTACCTCGGCGAGCCTACGGACTTCATGCTCGATTCGTCGGTGGCCGACTTCTCGCTGAACTACCTCGGGGTGCCCGGCTCCTTCATCAACCTGGGCAACAACGGCAGCGCCTCGCGCAACCTCATCTTCACGCCCCGGATGATCCCCGGTTTCGACCCCGGTTTCCATTCGTTCGACGTATACGGTTACAACCACCAGAACGCGCAGTTCTTCAATACCAACCGTCCGTATTCCGAACTGGGCTACCTCATCGGCGGGCAGCAGGAGCAGATGATCAACCTGATGCACACGCAGAACCGCGGAAACAAGTTCAATTTTCATTTCGCCTACCGCAAAATCAACTCGCCGGGTTATTTCCGCGCGCAGGCCACCAATCACGACAATTACAAAGTAACGGCCCACTACAACAGCCAGAATAAACGGTACCACATCCTCATGAGCTATTATCTCAACAAGCTCAACGCCGGTGAAAACGGGGGGATTGTGGACACGGTGTCGTTAAGCGACCCGGAGTATAACCGGCGCCGCCTCATCCCCACGAGAATGGGTGGCGGTACGGCGCAATCCAGTGCGTTTTTCAACACCAACATCCCCGTAAAGAACGATTACCAGGAAGCCAGCATTCTGCTGCGCCAGCAATTCGACTGGGGCAGGGGCGATACCGTGCATGTGAACGATACCACCGAGTATTATAAATTCGACCCGCGGTTCAGGGTGGAACATACGTTCAGCTACACGCAGAACACGTATGAGTTCATCGACCTGAACCCCGATTCGCTGTATTATGTCAATAACTACAAACTGAAGCTGTGGCCGGAAGCCTTTGGCCAGGACACGGTGCTTACCCGCCATCGCTGGCGCGTGCTCAGCAACGACCTTTCGCTGATCTCCTTTCCCGTACTGGGCAATATGGCGCACTTCATCCGGCTGGGCGCAGGGTTCGACTATATCCAGGGCGACTTCCTGACGGCCACCACGAAGTTTTCGAACATGCGGGTGCATGGCGAATACCGCAATAAAACCCGCAACCAGAAGTGGGACCTGTCTGCCAAAGGCGAGCTGTACACCCTCGGCGAAAACATCGGGGATTACGCCGTGAGCGGTGTATTGAGCCGGTACCTGAACGAAACGTTGGGCAACATCAGCTTCATGTTCAGCAACGTGAACAAGGAGCCGTCGTACGTAAACCGGTATTTCGGCACCAACCACTTTACGGTATACGAAAACAATAACCTCGGCAAGGAAAACATCACCCAGCTGCAGTTCAAGGCAGACAACCGCCGGCTGAAATACAATGTGGCCGCCAATTATTTCCTGTTCAACAAATACACCTATTTCAAAAGTTATACGGAAAGCGATCAGTTTGCCGGGCTGTTCAACCTGTTGCAGATCGTCGCTTACAAACGCCTCGACATCAAAAGTTTTACCCTGGATGCGAACTTCGCATTCCAGCGGGTGATCGGCGATTCGCCGCTGCAATTGCCGACCGTATGGGCCCGGGCACGCATGGCGTACAACGCGCGCCTCTTCAAAAACCTGAACCTTTACACAGGTATCGAGGCCAAGTACAACACGCCGTATTACGCGGACGATTATTCCCCGGTGCTGAGCCAGTTCGTATACCAGCGCCGGTATAATATTTCGAACTATCCCGACCTGGCGGCGTTCGTACATTTCCGAATCAAATCCTTCACGGCGTATGTGCGCACGGAGAACCTCAATACGTTCCTGTGGGACAATAACATGACGGCGCCGTTTTATCCTGCCAACAACTTTGCGTTGCGCATCGGGTTGAGATGGTGGTTCATCAACTAA
- a CDS encoding purine-nucleoside phosphorylase — MLEQIREATAYIQRSVTETPVVGIILGSGLGNLAADITDKVEISYNDIPHFPPATVEGHAGRLILGRLGGRPVVAMAGRFHYYEGLSMQQVTFPVRVMKALGIHTLLISNAAGGMNRHFKVGDLMVITDHINLQPEHPLRGRNIDALGPRFPDMSEPYTKALIAKAGDIAAAKGISLHSGVYVGVQGPSFETRAEYKYMHVIGGDAVGMSTVPEVIVAVHSGLKVFAMSVITDIGIREEENVITHEEVLAAAKAAEPHLTYIFSELVRQL; from the coding sequence ATGCTGGAACAGATCAGGGAAGCGACCGCTTACATACAACGGTCCGTCACGGAAACCCCCGTGGTGGGCATCATCCTGGGCAGCGGCCTGGGCAACCTGGCGGCGGATATTACCGACAAGGTGGAGATTTCGTATAACGACATTCCGCATTTCCCGCCGGCAACGGTGGAAGGGCATGCGGGCAGGCTCATCCTGGGCCGCCTGGGCGGACGCCCGGTAGTGGCTATGGCAGGCCGTTTCCACTACTATGAAGGCCTCAGCATGCAGCAGGTGACCTTCCCGGTCAGGGTCATGAAGGCCCTCGGCATTCATACCCTGCTGATCTCGAACGCGGCCGGCGGCATGAACCGTCATTTCAAGGTGGGCGACCTGATGGTGATTACCGATCATATCAACCTGCAGCCGGAGCACCCGCTGCGCGGCCGTAACATCGACGCGCTCGGCCCCCGTTTCCCGGACATGAGCGAGCCTTATACCAAGGCGCTGATCGCCAAAGCGGGGGACATTGCTGCCGCCAAAGGCATATCTTTACACAGCGGCGTGTATGTGGGCGTACAGGGGCCCAGCTTCGAAACCCGCGCCGAATACAAATACATGCACGTCATCGGCGGCGACGCCGTGGGCATGAGCACCGTGCCCGAAGTGATCGTGGCCGTGCACAGCGGCCTGAAAGTGTTCGCGATGAGCGTCATCACAGACATCGGCATACGCGAGGAAGAGAACGTGATCACCCACGAAGAGGTACTGGCAGCCGCCAAAGCAGCAGAACCACATTTAACATATATTTTCAGCGAATTGGTCCGACAATTGTAG
- the sucC gene encoding ADP-forming succinate--CoA ligase subunit beta has protein sequence MNLHEYQAKELLKKYNVPVQEGIPVDTPEAAAEAYKQLKVQFGNEFAVVKAQIHAGGRGKGKIRGTEQRGVAVGKNSEDVKTIAGNILGGTLVTIQTGEAGKVVNKVLVAQDVYYPGPNPIKELYLSILLDRAKGQNVIMYSTEGGMDIEEVAHNTPEKIFKEWVHPGGGLQPFQARKIAFNFGLSGEAFKNMVKFVTNLYNAYVGLDAAMLEINPLFKTSDEKIIAVDCKLNLDDNALLRHPDLVALRDITEEDPTEVEAGKFNLNFVKLDGNVGCMVNGAGLAMATMDMIKLSGGEPANFLDVGGTANAQTVEAGFRIILKDPKVKAILINIFGGIVRCDRVAQGVIDAYNSIGTIKVPIIVRLQGTNAAEAKQLIEQSGLKVQSAILLSEAAELVNKAVSA, from the coding sequence ATGAATTTACACGAGTACCAGGCTAAAGAACTGTTGAAAAAATATAACGTACCGGTACAGGAAGGTATCCCGGTAGATACTCCCGAAGCGGCGGCAGAAGCTTATAAGCAACTGAAAGTGCAGTTTGGCAACGAGTTTGCCGTAGTTAAAGCTCAGATCCACGCCGGTGGCCGTGGTAAAGGCAAAATTAGAGGTACTGAACAGCGCGGTGTAGCGGTGGGAAAAAATTCAGAAGACGTTAAAACCATTGCCGGCAACATCCTTGGCGGCACCCTGGTAACCATACAGACAGGCGAGGCCGGTAAAGTGGTGAATAAAGTACTGGTGGCGCAGGACGTGTACTATCCCGGCCCCAATCCCATCAAGGAACTCTACCTCTCCATCCTGCTCGACAGGGCGAAAGGCCAGAACGTGATCATGTACTCTACCGAAGGTGGTATGGACATCGAAGAGGTGGCCCACAACACCCCGGAAAAAATATTCAAGGAGTGGGTTCACCCCGGTGGCGGCCTCCAGCCGTTCCAGGCCCGCAAAATCGCTTTCAACTTCGGTTTGAGCGGTGAAGCTTTCAAAAACATGGTGAAGTTCGTGACCAACCTCTACAACGCGTACGTAGGCCTCGACGCCGCCATGCTCGAAATCAACCCCCTCTTCAAAACCAGCGACGAGAAAATCATCGCCGTGGATTGCAAACTGAACCTCGACGATAACGCCCTGCTCCGCCATCCCGACCTGGTAGCCCTGCGCGACATCACCGAAGAAGACCCCACCGAAGTGGAAGCCGGCAAATTCAACCTCAACTTCGTGAAACTCGACGGTAACGTAGGCTGTATGGTGAACGGCGCCGGCCTGGCCATGGCTACCATGGACATGATCAAACTCTCCGGCGGCGAACCGGCCAACTTCCTGGACGTAGGCGGTACCGCCAACGCACAGACCGTGGAAGCAGGTTTCCGCATCATCCTGAAAGACCCGAAAGTAAAAGCGATCCTCATCAACATCTTTGGTGGTATCGTTCGCTGCGACAGGGTGGCCCAGGGTGTGATCGACGCCTATAACTCCATCGGCACCATCAAGGTGCCCATCATCGTGCGCCTGCAGGGTACCAACGCTGCCGAAGCCAAACAACTCATCGAGCAGAGCGGCCTGAAAGTACAGTCCGCCATCCTGCTGAGCGAAGCGGCCGAACTGGTGAACAAAGCAGTAAGCGCCTAA
- a CDS encoding DUF4407 domain-containing protein, with protein sequence MLRIRQFFLICSGAHLPLLRRAPAELNKYAGIGGTVFFTGLLAALSGGYALWTVFRQPWAAVLFGLVWGLMIFNLDRYIVASMKKRERFGQELWMATPRLILAVLIAIVISKPLELQIFDREIQAELVIMEQQKFKTQEEKVKERYQSRTQELNARLQTLQQQINAQTARRDTLMLLAQQEADGTGGSRVKNLGPIYKAKKADADSATAALALLQQRHGDLRKELASQDSTTAAAVTQLKRTSLDGLASRLEALGTLTQNSEPIRWANWFIILLFIAIETAPVFVKLISPRGPYDDLLEQHEYAFIMHKKEKKAILSMETEERIAKGAMRTGQRVEQAIV encoded by the coding sequence ATGTTAAGAATCAGACAGTTTTTCCTCATTTGTTCCGGCGCCCATTTGCCGCTGCTTCGCCGCGCGCCCGCCGAGCTCAACAAGTACGCCGGTATCGGCGGCACCGTATTTTTCACCGGCCTGCTGGCCGCACTGTCTGGCGGGTACGCCCTATGGACGGTGTTCCGCCAGCCCTGGGCGGCCGTGCTCTTCGGCCTCGTTTGGGGGCTGATGATCTTTAACCTCGACCGCTACATCGTGGCCAGTATGAAAAAACGGGAACGCTTCGGGCAGGAGCTGTGGATGGCCACCCCGCGTCTCATCCTGGCCGTGCTCATCGCCATCGTGATCTCCAAACCCCTGGAACTGCAGATTTTCGACCGGGAAATACAGGCGGAACTGGTGATCATGGAGCAGCAGAAGTTCAAAACACAGGAGGAAAAGGTCAAAGAACGGTACCAGTCCCGCACCCAGGAACTGAATGCCCGCCTGCAAACCCTCCAGCAGCAGATCAATGCACAGACCGCCCGCCGCGATACGCTGATGCTGCTTGCCCAGCAGGAAGCCGACGGTACCGGGGGCTCCCGCGTGAAAAACCTGGGGCCCATCTACAAGGCTAAAAAAGCAGATGCGGACAGCGCCACGGCCGCCCTCGCCCTTCTGCAGCAACGCCACGGCGACCTCCGCAAGGAACTGGCCTCGCAGGACTCCACGACCGCCGCCGCCGTTACCCAGTTGAAACGTACCAGTCTTGACGGCCTCGCTTCCCGCCTCGAAGCGCTCGGCACCCTCACCCAAAACAGCGAGCCCATCCGTTGGGCCAACTGGTTTATCATCCTCCTGTTCATCGCCATCGAAACCGCGCCGGTATTCGTGAAGCTCATTTCTCCCCGCGGGCCATACGACGATCTGCTGGAACAGCACGAGTACGCCTTCATCATGCACAAAAAGGAAAAGAAAGCCATCCTCTCCATGGAAACCGAAGAGCGCATCGCCAAAGGCGCCATGCGCACCGGCCAGCGGGTGGAACAGGCCATCGTATAA